CGCGCCGGCGGCCACTCCCGCTCCCGCCGCTCCGGCCACGCCCGCCGCCGCGGCCCCGCCGAAGGACGCTCCGCCGAAGGACGCCCCTCCGCCTCCGCCCGAGAAGGTGCCGGACGAGGTGTTCGACAAGGCGCTGGCGGACTACTTCGCCGGCAACCCGCGCGCCGCCGCCGGGCCGCTCCACGCGTGGGTGTCCGCGGCGCCGCGGACGCACGAGAACTACGCCTGGGGCCAGTACTTCCTGGCCCGGAGCCTCATCGACCTGGGCTTCACCCATGCCGGTGGCGTGTACCTGGCCCGCATCGCGCGCGAGCGCTCCAACCCCAACGTGCTGCCCCGCGCCCTGGAGACGCTGCGCGAGCTGACGGATCGGCCGCACGACGAGGTGATGATCGACGAGGAGGTGTTCGGCGCGCTGGACCTGGGCTTCCTGCAGGAAGAGGCGGGCGCCTACGCGCACTACCAGCAGGGGTTGGTGGACCTGCGGGTGGGCAACGAGCGCTGGGCCAACACGCACTTCTCCAAGCTGCCGGAGGGGAGCGCCGAGGCGAGCCGTGCGCGCTTCGCGCTGCTCGTCACGCGGCTGCGCGAGGTGAAGGAGCCCAACGACGAGCTCATCGAGGACTTCCTCGGGCTGTCCAAGGACGAGAAGCTCACGCGCGAGTCGCGCAACGAGGCGGCGCTGGCGGTGGCGCGGCTGCGCTACGAGCGCCAGAACTACAAGGGCGCGCTGGAGGCCTACCAGCTGGTGAAGCTGCCGGAGTTGGATCCGGGCCGGGCCACGCTGTACCTGGAGGAGGCGTGGACGCGCTACAAGCTGGGCGAGCCGCGCGCGTCCATGGGCATCCTCACCACGCTGGACGCGCCCTCGTTCCGGGACGAGTTCCTGCCGGACAAGTACCTGCTGCGCGCGCTCATCTATCGAGACTTGTGCCACTACCTGCCGGCCAAGCGCGCGGCGAAGGAGCTGACGCGGCGCTTCGCGGACTCGCTGGAGAGCATCCGCAACCGGGAGGACCTGACGCAGGATCCGCGCATGCGCCGGGCCGCGAGCGCCCATGGCAACACGAAGCGCGCGGCGCGGTTCCTGGAGGTGCTGGAGCTGGAGGGAGAGCGCCTGGGCCGCTACGCGGGCAGCTTCGGCGAGCGGCTCTACACGCACCTGACGAAGACCTATGACCTGGCGCATGCCGAGGCCCAGCGCGTCTACCAGTCGAGGCTGGAGGAGGCGGTGAGGCAGGAGGCGGACACGCTGCTGCGGGCGACCGAGCAGGTGCGCCTGATGGAGTACGAAGTGGGCCTCAAGCTGTACGAGCGAGTGAAGAAGGGTGCCAAGGCGGCGGCGCCGCCCGAGGAGGAGCTGCTGTCCCCCTCGCAGGTGGGCTTCACCTTCGACGGCGAGTACTGGAACGACGAGCTGCGCTCGTACCGGGTCCGCCTCGACAGCCGCTGCATCGAGGAGAACCCATGACCGGCACCCTGACCGGCCTGCTCGTCGCGGCGATGCTGGCCGCTGGCCCCACCCCGCGCCCCTCGGGCCCCGCGGGCGTCAACCCGCTGGTGTCGAAGGCGAAGGAGCGCGAGGAGCTCATCGAGAAGCTCAAGCGCGACATCTTCAAGGTGGACCGCGCCATTGGCGAGACGGAGCGGCTCATCGCCAAGAGCCGCAACGCGCCGTACCTGCCGGACCTGCAGTTCCGGCTGGCGGAGCTGTACGTGGAGAAGAGCCGCTACGTGTACTACCTCCAGGCCGAGCAGCGTCCGGCGGGGGCGAGCGGCGCCATGGTGTCGCCGGAGACGCGGCTGCTCAAGCAGAAGGCCGTGCAGATGTACTACCGGCTGCAGCGCGAGTGGCCGGACTTCCACGACGGCGACAAGGTGCACTTCTACCTGGCGCACGAGCAGCGCGAGCTGGGCTCCTTCGAGGACATGCTCAAGACGCTGGACGACCTGGTGCGCAAGTACCCGAGCAGCCCGCTGCGGCTGGAGGCGCTCCAGATTCTGGGCGACTACCACTTCGAGAAGTCGGACCTGGCGGCGGCGGAGAAGCACTACACGACCATCCTGGAGGCGCCGCCCTCGCCGGTGCACGACCTGGCCCGCTACAAGATGGGCTGGATTCGGGTGAACCAGGCCAAGCACGCGGAGGCGGTGCCCTTCTTCGAGGCCGCCGCGGCGAGCGCCCCGCTGCCCGGGGTGGACGTGCAGAAGGCGCTCAACGTGAAGCGCGAGGCGCTGTTGGACCTCGTGTACAGCTACACGGAGGCGAAGCCGGCCAAGGGCGCGCTCAACTACTTCGAGAAGCTGAGCGACAGCCGGGCCACGTACGCGCTCGCGCTGGACAAGCTGGGCAACCGCTACTTCATCAAGGCGCAGTACGAGTACGCCATCCCGGCGCTGCGCAAGCTGATGGAGATTCAGCACGACCCGGAGATGGACCTGGAGCGCTCGCAGAAGCTGTACGACGCGCTCAAGGCGGCCAAGGGCAAGGTGCTGCCGGAGCCGGAGGACCTGCGCTTCCTGGTGCGCGCGGCGGTGACGAGCAAGACGGACCCGGAGCTGGACGAGGCCGAGCGGAAGAAGCACCTGGCGGAGCTGGAGGAGATGGGGCGCGACCTGGCCACGCAGCTGCACGTGGCGGCGCAGAAGAAGGAGGACAAGGGGCTGTACCTGAGGGCGGCGGCGGCCTACCGCGAGTACCTGGGACTCTTCCGGCCGGAGCAGTACGTGCGGACGATGATGAAGAACCGGGCGGAGGCGCTGTTCGCCGCGAAGGAGTTCCCCGGGGCCGCGCGGCAGTTCGAGGAGCTGGTGCGCTACGAGGCGAAGGCCAAGGACGAGCAGGGCTCGGAGGCGGCGATGTACGGGGCGCTGCTGGCGCACTTCTCCACGGTGAAGCCGGAGGAGGCGCAGCGCCGCAACGCCTTCGAGGTGGCGGATGCGCGGCAGGCGCTGAAGCTGATGGGAGCGGACTACGTGTCGCGCTACCCGAAGAGCCCGAACGCGCTGGAGGTGAAGTTCAACATCGCGCGCGCCTACTACGAGGACGGCGAGTTCCCCAAGGCGGCCGAGCTCTTCACGGCCTTCGCGCTCACGCACCCCACGCACAAGGACGCGACGGCGGCGGGCAACCTGGCGATGGACAGCCTGCGGCAGGTGAATGACTTCAAGGGGATGGAGGAGACGGGCCAGAAGTTCATCGGCTCGCCGTTGCCGGTGGCCTTCCAGAACGACGTGAAGCGCATCCTCACGCAGACGCGCGCCGAAGCGCTGGACGAGCTGGCGCTGAAGAGCTCGCAGGAGACGGGCGACGTCATCGAGGGCCTGCTGAAGGTGGCCAACGAGAACAAGGGCGCGGAGATTGGGGAGAAGGCGCTGTACGGGGCCTTCACGGCGGCGCGAGACAAGCGGGAGCTGCAGCGCGAGCGGGAGATTGGAAAGCGGCTGGTGGACGAGTACCCGAAGAGCCAGTTCGTGCCGGACGTGTTGCTGACGCTGGGTCGGCACGCGGCGGAGGCGGCGGCGTTCACCGAGGCGGCGGGCATCTTCGAGACGGTGGGAGCGAAGCTGGGCTCGGACGTGGCGGCGGTGGATGGCTGGCTGACGGGAGCGCGGCTGCGGCAGGCGCTGGGGCAGTTCCGTGAGGCGGCGAGGGACCTGGAGGCGGCATCGGAGGTGGCGGGGGCGCGCAAGGCGGAGGTGATGGTGCAGCTGGCGGAGGCGCACCTGAAGTCGAAGGACTACGCGAAGGCGAAGGCGGCGGCGGAAGTGGCGCTGAAGCTGGACAAGACGAGCGCGGCGGCGGTGGCGGTGCTGGCGGAGGTGCAGGCGACGACGGCGGTGAAGGACGCGCCGGACGGGCTCATCAAGACGCTGACGGCGGCGGTGCAAGGGCCGAACGGACAGACGGAGGAGGCGGCCAAGGGCCTGTGGTACCTGGGAGAAATCCTGTACCGCGCGTACAAGGACCTGGGGTCGGACAAGGTGGAGGAGAAGGTGTCGGCGCTGCAGGGGTTGGAGGGCGTGTACACGCAGGCGGCGTCACTGGGGTACCCGGAGTGGGCGGTGGCGTCGTTGTGGAAGGTGGGCCTGGCATACGGACACCTGGCGGACGTGGTGGAGGCGACACCGACACCGGCGGGGTCCTCGGCGGCGGACGCACAGGCCTTCCGCAAGGCGGTGGCGGAGCAGGTGGCGCCGCTGAGGCAGCGGGCGCAGGACGCCTTCGAGGCGTGCGTGTCGCGAGCGGAGTCGCTGGAGGTATTCAACGCGGCGGTGGTGGGCTGCCGGACGAAGACGGAGACGGTGGCGCTGCCGGTGCCCGCGCCTGGGGCCTCGTCGCAACCCTCCTCGCTGGAGGAGCTGCGCAAGAAGGCGGAGGCGGCGCTGACGGCGGAGGCGCTGGAGGCGCTGGGGGTGGGCTACCTGAGCGCGAACCAGTTCGGGCTGGCGCAGCTGACGTTGGGGCGGGTGACGGAGCTGCAGGACACGAGGGCCTCCGCGCATAGCGCCTTGGGCTGGGCGATGCTGAACCAGGGGGACGCGATGGGTGCGCGCGAGGCATACGCGAAGGCACTGGAAGCGGACCCGACGTACGACAAAGCGAGACTGAACCTGGCGGCGCTGCGATGCCGCTTCGGTGACACCGAGGGGGCGAGGCGGGAGCTGTCGGTGCTGAAGGACGTGGGAGGCCTGAGTGGTCCCGACGTGGACACCGGGTGGAAGGCATGCAAATGAGCCCCCGGGTTCCGAGCACCCTCTCCCTCTGGGAGAGGGCCGGGGTGAGGGTCTTCCCCGCCCTCCTGGCGCTCCCGCTGGTCGCCTGCGCGCCCGCCAAGGTGCTGGAGGGCAGCGTCACGCCCCTCCTGGACCTGAGCTACGAGCGAGCCGAGGCCCAGGCCTCGCAGACGGAGGTCACCGTGAGCTTCCTGCGTCCACAGGGAGCGGGAGAGGACACGCTCCTGAAGGTGACGGCGAAGCTGGAAGGAATCACCCTGGAGCCGCGGGTGGCCATCGATCTGGCGCAGCGGGTGGGCAGCGACACCGAAGGCCCGCGGCGAGGCACGGTGAGCCGCAGCGTGCTGGACGAACCGGCGCGCCAGTTCCCGGCCATCGAGAGAGGGGAGCTGGTGTTCGACGGGTACCTGGACTCGGGGAAGAAGGTGGAGGGGGAGCTGCACATCACCTTCACCAACGGCACCGACGTCTACTCTGGCCGTACCATCTTTGGCCGCTTCGAGGCGACCGTTCCATGAAGCGCACAGTCCTGCCATTCGTGCTGCTGCTCGCCGCGGCGTGCGGCCCCCGCTACGGGATGAGGGTCCCGGACAAGCTGGTGGAGAAGCTGCCGTACGAGAGCCGAATCGAGCTGTTGGAGTCGGAGAACGACCTGGCGTTGGCCATCGACACGGTGGACGAGGCCAGCAACGAGGTGCTGCGGGCGCGCGACGCCATCCGGAGGGCGAAGGCGCGGGAGTCGGCGGCCGAGGAAGAGGAGAACCGCGCGGCGGACACGGCGTCGCGGGAGGTGGCGAAGCTGGCCATCGAGGAGGCGCGGGCGCGGGTGACGTACCTGAGGGCGAAGCAGCGGCTGAACGTGGGGCTGCGGGACGTGGAGCAGCTGGCGCTGCGCTGTGCGTTCGCGCGCTACGAGCTGGCGCGGCTGCAGTCGACGCGCAAGGCGAAGGTGGAGGGGAGCGAGAAGCTGGACGTGAAGAAGTACGAGGGGCAGGTCTCCCAGTGTGAGGCGAAGGTGAAGGAGGAGCGGGCGGAGTTGGCGGAAGACAGTGCTCAGGAGAAGACAGCGCGGGAGGCCTGGGAGGTGAAGAAGGCCGCCCTGGCGAAGAAGACTTTCGACGCACGCGCGAGCCCCTACGTGGAGAACCTGTGATGACGCGAGCTGGCCTGCTGATGTTGCAGCTGCTCACCGCCCAGACGCCCGCGGTGGAGGCGGCGCCGCCGGAGGAGACGGTGGCGGAGTCCGCGCCGCGAGCGGAGATGTCCGCGGAAGCGGAGAAGCTGTACCGGCTGGGGACGGCCTTCCTGGCGCAGGGGCAGCCCCGGAAGGCGGTGGCGCCGCTGACGAAGCTGACGGAGCGTGAGCCGGAGCTGCTGCCGCCGAAGGTGGCGCTGGCCCGAGCGCTGCGGCTGTCGGGGGAGACGGACAAGGCGCGGGCGCTGCTGGACGCGGCGCTGGCCACGTGGCCGCAGGAAGCGGGGCTGCACGCCGAGCGCGGACTGCTGGCGAGGGCGCTGGACGAGCGGGACACGGCGATTGCGCGCTTCACGAAGGCGGTGGAGCTGTCGCCGAGGGACGCGGAGTTGCGCTTCAACCTGGGCGAGGCGCTGCAGCGCGCGGGGAAGACGGACGAGGCCATTTCGGCGTACCGCGAGGCGTTGAAGCTGGACGAGACGCTGACGTCGGCGCGGGTGAACCTGGGCAAGGGGCTGGCGGACAAGGGGCTGGCGGGAGAGGCACAGGAGACGCTGCGGGAGGCGACGCGGCTGGCGCCGAGGGACGCGGAGGCGCACTACAACCTGGGCGTGCTGCTGATGCGCGAGGGCACGCTGGACGGTGCGGTGTCCGCGTACGAGAAGGCGTTGGCGGTGGCGCCGAAGCACGCGCTGGCGCACAACAACCTGGGAGTGGCGCTGGACGCGCAGGGCAGGCACGACAAGGCGCTGGAGAGCTTCCGCAAGGCGGTGGCGGCGGACGCGAAGTACGCGGAGGCGCACTTCAACCTGGGGATGGCGTACTTCCGCAAGGACGACCACATCCGGTCGACGAAGCACTTCGAGAAGGCGCTGGCGCTGGAGCCTCGGAGGGCGAGCGGCCCGTACACGCAGCTGGGGGCGAGCTACCTGGCGCAGGGCAAGCGGGACCGGGCGGTGGAGGCCTACAAGAAGGCACTGGAGGCGAGCGCGGAGGACGGCAAGCCGAACACGGAGGCGTGGCAGGGGCTGGCGAGGGCGTACCTGGGGATGGGCAAGGTGGACGAGGCGGTGGCGACGCTGGCGAAGGCGGTGGAGGGCTTCCCGAAGGACGCGAGCGCGCGGGCGGCGTACGGAGACGCGCTGTTGGCGAAGGGGGAGTTGGACGGAGCCATCGCGCAGTACGAGGAGCGGCTGGAGCTGGAGCCGACGACGGAGGCCCGGCTGGCGCTGGCGAAGGCGTACGCGCGCAAGCGGGTGGGAGCGAAGGCGGCGCCGCTGTACGAGGCGGTGCTGGAGGAGGAGCCGGAGAACGCGGCGGCGAAGCTGGGGCTGGCGGACCTGTACCTGGCGATGGGGAACTACGACGGGGCGGAGAAGCAGCTGAAGCCGAGGGAGGGCGAGGAGGCGGACACGGCGGCGCTGGCGAGGCTGGGCATCCTGCACTCGAGGCGGGGGCGGCCGGACCTGGCGGTGCCGGAGCTGGAGGCGGTGACGAAGAAGGATCCGGCGCAGCTGGACGCGAGGGCGGAGCTGGGCTTCCTGTACCTGCGAGGCGGGGACAAGGAGAAGGCGGTGAAGGTGTTGGGGGACGTGGTGGCGTTGGAGCCGGGGCACGCGTACGGACTGCTGTACCTGGGGCACGCGCTGTACCAGTTGGGGAAGCCGAAGGAAGCGGAGCAGTCCTTCCGGGGCTCGGTGAAGATGGATCCAGCGTTTGGAGAGCCGCACTACGCGCTGGGCCAGTTGCTGGAGGCGTCGGGGAAGCTGGTGGAGGCGAAGGCCGAGTACGAGAAGGCGGCGGAGCTGCAGAAGGACCACCCGGACGCGGCGGCGGCGGCGAAGCGTCTGAGCAGCGCGAAGTAGCCCGCTCGAACACAGACCCAACCCACCATCCCCTCTCCCTCCGGGAGAGGGTCTAACTCGATTCCACACCGTGGATGCCCCCTCTCCCTCTGGGAGAGGGCTGGGGTGAGGGTCTACCCGGGCGTCCCATCCTCACGGCGGATACGGCAACTCCAGGATGAACGTGGCCCCGAGCCCGGGCCCCTCACTCTCGGCCACCAGGGATCCCCCCAGCTCCTGAGCGGCCAGCGCACTGGCGTGCAATCCAAAGCCGTGCCCGCCCTCGCGAGTCGTAAACCCATGCTGGAAGATGCATGTGAGCATCTCCTGTGGAATCCCCACGCCGTTATCGCGGACCGAGATGCGGAGGCGGCCCTCCGCGGGAGCGTCGATTCTCAGGACCATGCGCCTGTGGCCCGAGGGGACGGAGTCCACCGCATACCGGGCGTTGCTGATCAGGTTGACGAGGATCATCAGCACCTTGTGCTTGTCGGTCGTCACCGGAGGCAGAGGAGCGAAATGCCGTTCCACCTGGATGTCGGAGCGGCCGAGCGCGGCGACGTTGATGCGCAGGGCGTCCTCGATCAGCTCCGCCAGCTGAACCTGCTCATGAAGCTTGGGGGCGCTGGCGTAGTTCTGCTGGACCTTGACGATGGTGCCGATGTGCGCGGTGTACCGGCCCAGGTCGTCGAGCAGCGACAGGATTTCCTGCCGCGACTCCGTCAGGTGTTGCCCCAGCTGGACCAGGAAGGGAGCGACGACGCAGCCGCGCTCGTCCTGGGAGAGGAAGGTCGCGAGGGAGGCCTGATTCTCCTCGAGCAGTCCCCCTACCCTGCCCACGTGCTCGAGCTTCATCCCGCTCAACTGCTCCCTGGCCAGGGTCGCCGAGGTGAAGACGCTGTTGAGGACATTGCCCACGTTGTGCAGCACGTTGGTGGCGATCTCCGCCATGCCGGCCTGCCGCGCCACGCCCACCAATTGCTGGTGGAGCGCCTGCAGCTCGCGGGTGCGCTCCTCCACGCGCTGCTCCAGCCCCTCGTTGGCCTGACGCAGGGCTTCCTCGCGACGCTGGACCTCCTCGGTCATCACCTGAAAGGCGTGTGCGAGCCGCCCCAGCTCGTCCTTGCGTGAGACATCCAGCGAAACCGTGAAGTCACCGGCCGTCACCTGATCCGCGGCGCGGGTGAAGGCCAGCAGCGGGCGGGAGAGCTGGACGTTGAGCACCCAGTACATGATGGCCAGCTCCAGGGCGAGCGAGAGGACACCGACGAAGAGGACATAGCGCGCGGCCCGGAGGGCGGGCCGGGTCACCGCGTGCTGGGGGAGGACGGTGGCGAAGTACCAGCCGGGGCCCTTGAGCCGTGTCACGGCGATGTATTCGCCATACTCCGGATCCTCGACGATGACCTGCCCGGGCTGGCGTCCCTTCACGTGCTCGAAGGTACTCCTCAGGTGGGCGCGCTGCTCCTGGGAGATGGAGGGATCGGGCTGCCCGGTGGCGGTCAGGACGTCGGGGGCATTGGAGGAGCCATCCTTCATCAGCTCGGGGTGGGCGATGAGCAGACCATCGTCGCGGAAGATGATGTTGTAGGCGTCGGGCAGGTGGTCGTTGACGGTGCGGGCCATCAACTCCGTGAGCAGGACATCGTGGCCGATGGTCGCCACCAGGCGGCCCTCCATGTCCAGCGGGGTGGAGACGGAGACCATCCAGTTCTTGCTGACCTTCTCGCGGTAGATGCTGGACCAGACCGTCTGCCGCTCCGGGTTCTTGTCGCGCTGGCTGCTGAGCCAGAGCTCATTGCTCTTGGACGACGGGGTGCCCTTGGACTTCGACTGGACGACCGACAGCTTGGAACCGACCTTCCGGCACCAGTCGGGGTACTCGGGCCAGTAGACGGAGACCGCCCCTTCCGGCAGGGAGATGAAGGTATTGGCGAAGCGGACGTGCATCGCGGGCCCGTGCTGGGCGAGCACGTCGTACGAGGCCAGGAAGCGGCGGAGGAGGTCGGCGTCGGGCTCGAAGCCCGCGGAGACCATGCCGCCGGGCATCTTCGTTCCGTCGAAGTGCTCCAGGCGGCAGCGGATGGCGCCATCGGGCATTCGGGCATAGAGGCTGTCGAAGTGGGCGGTCGGATCCTCCTGGCCCCAGGCGCGGATGCGCTCCTCCAGGGACGCCTTGAGGAGGGCGTGGTTGTCCTCCGCCAGTACGAAGAGGGCCTGCTCGCGGGGGACTCGCGCCTCGACATACCGCGCCAGCTGTGCGAGCGCCTCGTCGCGCACGGAGTTGACCAGGTGGAAGTAGCTGACGAGTGTGGCCAGGGCGATGACCCCGGCGATCCACACCCCCATCTTCAGGAGCGTCGAATGGGCCAGGGCTGTCTGGGGGCGGGCGACGGCTGGCGGCATCGCCCCGGATCATGCCATGCCTGCGGGAAACACTTCTCACCCCCCGAGAATGAACCCGGGGGAGTGGGGAACCCAACCACTCAGCGCAGCTTGCGGCGCAGGTGGTTGAGCAGGTCGATGCGGGTGATGAGGCCGATGAACTCGTCCCCGTCCATGACGATGGGCACGAAGCCCTTGTCGAGCAGCGGGAGCAGCTCGCGCACGGGGGTGCGCACGTCCACGGTCTGCAACCGGGTGGACATGACGTCGCGCACCGGCAGGCGCAGGCGCGTCTCGTCGTCGACGGCGGCGAGCAGCAGGTCGGACTCGTCGATCATCCCCACCACCCTGCCCCCCTCCAGCACGGGGAGCTGGGAGACCTCGTAGAGCTTCATCCGCGCGTAGGCGACGAGCATCGTGTCCGAGGGGGCCAGGGTGACCACGGCCCGGTCCGCGTAGCGGCGGGTGATGACGTCGCGCAGGTCCCCATGGAGCTGGCGCGGCAGGAAGCCCTGGTCCGCCATCCAGAAGTCATTGAACATCTTCGACAGGTACTTGTTGCCGCTGTCGCAGACGAAGGTGCACACGCGCTTGGGCGTGGTCTGCTCGCGGCAGTAGCGCAGGGCCGCGGCGATGAGCGTGCCGGAGGACGAGCCCGCGAGGATGCCCGCCTGCTTGAGCAGCAGGCGGGCCGTCTCGAGGCTCTCCGCGTCGGAGATGGAGTAGGCCTTCTTCACCCGGGACAGGTCCGCGTTGGGGGGGAGGAAGTCCTCGCCGATGCCCTCGACGACCCAGGAGCCCGCCTTGCCCATGGTGCCCGTCTTCACGTAGTCCGCGAGCACCGAGCCCTGGGGGTCGGCGAGCACCATCTCGCACTCGGGGATGGCCCGGGCGAAGTAGCGAGACAGGCCGGCCAGGGTGCCGCCGGAGCCGACGCCGCACACCATGGCATCCAGCCGGTTGCCGAGCTGGGCGGCGATCTCCGGGCCGGTGGTGGTCTCGTGGGCCAGCGGGTTGGCGGGGTTGGCGAACTGGTTGACGTAGAAGCCCCCCAGCTCTCGGGCGATGCGCTCGGCCATGTCCTGGTAGTAGTCGGGGTGACCCTTCTCCACGTCCGAGCGGGTCATGATGATTTCGGCCCCGAGCGCCTTGAGGTGGAGGACCTTCTCCTGGCTCATCTTGTCGGGGATGACGAGCGTGAGCCGGTAGCCCTTCTGGGAGGCGACGAGGGCGAGCCCCAGGCCGGTGTTGCCGGCGGTGGCCTCGACGAGGTGCTTCTGGTGGGGGCCGAGCAGGCCGGACTGCTCCGCGGCGGAGATCATCGACAGGCCGATGCGGTCCTTGATGGAGCCGCCGGGGTTGTGGCTCTCGAGCTTGAGGAAGAGCTCGCACGGGCCCGTGTCGAGCTGGGTGACTCTCACCATGGGGGTGTTGCCGATGAGGCCGAGGAGATCGGTGGGAAGGGGTGCGGAGCGCATGGCCGGTCAGAGTACATGAGCGGCCCGAAAGAAGAAGGCGGCGGTCATCGCAACGTTGAAGATCGTGATTCCAGCCCGGAGGAGATGCGAAGGAAGACGCCGGGTGACACGCGCGCCGGCATGGCCGCCCACCACCGAGGCGGCGAGCATGACGCAGGTCTGCGGCCACCAGACCGCGTTGGCGGCGACGAAACAGAGGACCGCGATGGAGTTCGTCGCCCCGACCAACAGCGTCCTGGCCGCGTTCATGGCCTTGATGTCGGAGAGGCCCACCAGGCTCCAGACCGCCATCATCATGATGCCGACGGCGCCTCCAAAGTACCCCCCGTAGGTCCCCAGCAGGAACTGGCCACAGAGGAGCGTCCGCGGGCCGATGTGGAACCTCCGGCGAAGCACCGCGCCCACCCGCCGGCCGAAGGCGAAGGCCAGCGTCCCCATCAACAACAGCCAGGGAAGGATGACATCGAAGGCCGTCCGGGGTGTGACGAGCAACAGCAGCGCACCGGAGAGACCACCGGACAGGCTCGCCAGGAGCATGGCG
This is a stretch of genomic DNA from Archangium violaceum. It encodes these proteins:
- a CDS encoding pyridoxal-phosphate dependent enzyme yields the protein MRSAPLPTDLLGLIGNTPMVRVTQLDTGPCELFLKLESHNPGGSIKDRIGLSMISAAEQSGLLGPHQKHLVEATAGNTGLGLALVASQKGYRLTLVIPDKMSQEKVLHLKALGAEIIMTRSDVEKGHPDYYQDMAERIARELGGFYVNQFANPANPLAHETTTGPEIAAQLGNRLDAMVCGVGSGGTLAGLSRYFARAIPECEMVLADPQGSVLADYVKTGTMGKAGSWVVEGIGEDFLPPNADLSRVKKAYSISDAESLETARLLLKQAGILAGSSSGTLIAAALRYCREQTTPKRVCTFVCDSGNKYLSKMFNDFWMADQGFLPRQLHGDLRDVITRRYADRAVVTLAPSDTMLVAYARMKLYEVSQLPVLEGGRVVGMIDESDLLLAAVDDETRLRLPVRDVMSTRLQTVDVRTPVRELLPLLDKGFVPIVMDGDEFIGLITRIDLLNHLRRKLR
- a CDS encoding ATP-binding protein, which gives rise to MPPAVARPQTALAHSTLLKMGVWIAGVIALATLVSYFHLVNSVRDEALAQLARYVEARVPREQALFVLAEDNHALLKASLEERIRAWGQEDPTAHFDSLYARMPDGAIRCRLEHFDGTKMPGGMVSAGFEPDADLLRRFLASYDVLAQHGPAMHVRFANTFISLPEGAVSVYWPEYPDWCRKVGSKLSVVQSKSKGTPSSKSNELWLSSQRDKNPERQTVWSSIYREKVSKNWMVSVSTPLDMEGRLVATIGHDVLLTELMARTVNDHLPDAYNIIFRDDGLLIAHPELMKDGSSNAPDVLTATGQPDPSISQEQRAHLRSTFEHVKGRQPGQVIVEDPEYGEYIAVTRLKGPGWYFATVLPQHAVTRPALRAARYVLFVGVLSLALELAIMYWVLNVQLSRPLLAFTRAADQVTAGDFTVSLDVSRKDELGRLAHAFQVMTEEVQRREEALRQANEGLEQRVEERTRELQALHQQLVGVARQAGMAEIATNVLHNVGNVLNSVFTSATLAREQLSGMKLEHVGRVGGLLEENQASLATFLSQDERGCVVAPFLVQLGQHLTESRQEILSLLDDLGRYTAHIGTIVKVQQNYASAPKLHEQVQLAELIEDALRINVAALGRSDIQVERHFAPLPPVTTDKHKVLMILVNLISNARYAVDSVPSGHRRMVLRIDAPAEGRLRISVRDNGVGIPQEMLTCIFQHGFTTREGGHGFGLHASALAAQELGGSLVAESEGPGLGATFILELPYPP
- a CDS encoding sulfite exporter TauE/SafE family protein, translating into MEHFLLLFGAGLLAGAMNAAAGGGSFITLPALVFAGVPPVPANASSTVALFPGSLASAWVYREDLGAFEGVSMRAMLLASLSGGLSGALLLLVTPRTAFDVILPWLLLMGTLAFAFGRRVGAVLRRRFHIGPRTLLCGQFLLGTYGGYFGGAVGIMMMAVWSLVGLSDIKAMNAARTLLVGATNSIAVLCFVAANAVWWPQTCVMLAASVVGGHAGARVTRRLPSHLLRAGITIFNVAMTAAFFFRAAHVL
- a CDS encoding tetratricopeptide repeat protein; this translates as MTRAGLLMLQLLTAQTPAVEAAPPEETVAESAPRAEMSAEAEKLYRLGTAFLAQGQPRKAVAPLTKLTEREPELLPPKVALARALRLSGETDKARALLDAALATWPQEAGLHAERGLLARALDERDTAIARFTKAVELSPRDAELRFNLGEALQRAGKTDEAISAYREALKLDETLTSARVNLGKGLADKGLAGEAQETLREATRLAPRDAEAHYNLGVLLMREGTLDGAVSAYEKALAVAPKHALAHNNLGVALDAQGRHDKALESFRKAVAADAKYAEAHFNLGMAYFRKDDHIRSTKHFEKALALEPRRASGPYTQLGASYLAQGKRDRAVEAYKKALEASAEDGKPNTEAWQGLARAYLGMGKVDEAVATLAKAVEGFPKDASARAAYGDALLAKGELDGAIAQYEERLELEPTTEARLALAKAYARKRVGAKAAPLYEAVLEEEPENAAAKLGLADLYLAMGNYDGAEKQLKPREGEEADTAALARLGILHSRRGRPDLAVPELEAVTKKDPAQLDARAELGFLYLRGGDKEKAVKVLGDVVALEPGHAYGLLYLGHALYQLGKPKEAEQSFRGSVKMDPAFGEPHYALGQLLEASGKLVEAKAEYEKAAELQKDHPDAAAAAKRLSSAK
- a CDS encoding tetratricopeptide repeat protein — encoded protein: MTGTLTGLLVAAMLAAGPTPRPSGPAGVNPLVSKAKEREELIEKLKRDIFKVDRAIGETERLIAKSRNAPYLPDLQFRLAELYVEKSRYVYYLQAEQRPAGASGAMVSPETRLLKQKAVQMYYRLQREWPDFHDGDKVHFYLAHEQRELGSFEDMLKTLDDLVRKYPSSPLRLEALQILGDYHFEKSDLAAAEKHYTTILEAPPSPVHDLARYKMGWIRVNQAKHAEAVPFFEAAAASAPLPGVDVQKALNVKREALLDLVYSYTEAKPAKGALNYFEKLSDSRATYALALDKLGNRYFIKAQYEYAIPALRKLMEIQHDPEMDLERSQKLYDALKAAKGKVLPEPEDLRFLVRAAVTSKTDPELDEAERKKHLAELEEMGRDLATQLHVAAQKKEDKGLYLRAAAAYREYLGLFRPEQYVRTMMKNRAEALFAAKEFPGAARQFEELVRYEAKAKDEQGSEAAMYGALLAHFSTVKPEEAQRRNAFEVADARQALKLMGADYVSRYPKSPNALEVKFNIARAYYEDGEFPKAAELFTAFALTHPTHKDATAAGNLAMDSLRQVNDFKGMEETGQKFIGSPLPVAFQNDVKRILTQTRAEALDELALKSSQETGDVIEGLLKVANENKGAEIGEKALYGAFTAARDKRELQREREIGKRLVDEYPKSQFVPDVLLTLGRHAAEAAAFTEAAGIFETVGAKLGSDVAAVDGWLTGARLRQALGQFREAARDLEAASEVAGARKAEVMVQLAEAHLKSKDYAKAKAAAEVALKLDKTSAAAVAVLAEVQATTAVKDAPDGLIKTLTAAVQGPNGQTEEAAKGLWYLGEILYRAYKDLGSDKVEEKVSALQGLEGVYTQAASLGYPEWAVASLWKVGLAYGHLADVVEATPTPAGSSAADAQAFRKAVAEQVAPLRQRAQDAFEACVSRAESLEVFNAAVVGCRTKTETVALPVPAPGASSQPSSLEELRKKAEAALTAEALEALGVGYLSANQFGLAQLTLGRVTELQDTRASAHSALGWAMLNQGDAMGAREAYAKALEADPTYDKARLNLAALRCRFGDTEGARRELSVLKDVGGLSGPDVDTGWKACK